CCGCTGGTCCGCGTCCCGCGTAATAATAACATCCGGCTGCCAGTTAACCAGGCTTTCCATGGAGATGTCCGCCCTGACGCTTTCCACGCCGCCGGCCGCCGCTACATTTACGCCTCCGGCCATAGCAATCCAGGAAGTTACAACTGAATTTTTTCCCTCGGTATTCAGCAGGTGATCGGCAATATAGTAGACTCCCGGCTTGCGGTTCGGGTCAGCCGCCGCTTGTCTGGCTGTCAGCTGCCCGACAATGCCGTCGAAATAACGGCAAAAACGTGCGGCCTTATCCGCCTCCCTGGGCCCCAGTACTTGCCCCAGAAGGGTCACTGCCTGTTTAAATTCGGCCGGGGTGCTGAAGTACACGATAAATACCGGTATCCTCACCGACTCAAGCTGTTTTTTCAGCAAATCATTATTGGACCATAAGATAACTACTTCCGGCTTAACTTTAAGCAGTTCCTCCAGGTGCAAAGTGCCGGCAAAGACAGCGGGTATATTGCGGATGCCGGGAAAAACTTTGGCAAACCAGGGATTATCCTGTACAACCGGTGAAGTTGCCACCAATTTGGGCGCAGCCCCCAGCAGCAGCAGCAGCGAGGACAAGGATACGCCATTGGTGGTTATGCGGGTAACCTCGGCCGGCAAAACCACCCGGTTGCCGGCCATGTCCGCAACGACCCGGGTGCCGGATGCCGCCGGCCCGGCGCGCTCCGCTGCCGGTTGATAAAGAAGCCGGAGAAAACCCAGGACCGCCAGCGCAGCAATCAACAGCCAGATCAGCTTTCGGTTAGCCATTACAATTGGAGTTCAGCCGAAAAAGCTACGGTGCGCGGGTTGCCCAGATAGAGAAGATCGCTGCGGGTAGTCCAGTAATTTTTATCGGTAATATTGTCAACCATTAACCGGAAAGTAATATCCTGGCCGTTAATTTTGGTATTATAACGGACACCGACATCGCCCACAACTACCGCGGGAATGGAAACGGTATTGGCCGCGTCGACCCACTGTTTGCCGGTGTAGGAAATACCGCCGATCAGTGTTAATCCTGGAACTGAAGGTAAATCGTACTCGGCAAACAAACGCGCCATGGATTTAGCGACTCCCTGCGGGGTTTTGTTCAATAAATCGGCTGTGCTTGTTTTGTCCACTTTGGCGTTAAGCTGGGTGAAACCGCCGACGAGGGTCAGGTTCTTGTTAACCTTGCCGCTGATGATAACTTCACCGCCGTTATATAAATTACGTCCGTCCTGAGTGGAAATTTGCGTAGCCGAGTCGGTATACTGACCGGCTTGGTTAATGCGGAACAGTGCGGCACTGACATCCACTCCGCCCAGCTTGGCTTTGGCGCCCAGTTCCAACTGTTTGCTCACATACGGGGCAAAAACCTCGCCCAGATTGCCTGCCGTTGTGGAAACCAGCCCTTTTTGCAGCGCTTCCAGGTAAGAGGCATAGACAGTCACATTGGCTTTCGGTTTATATAGGACGGATACACTGGGCGTAAACTTGGATTCATTGTAAGGCGTTCCGCTGCTTACGCCTGTGGCTGAATTCCAGCTCCGGTCATCGATAGAAGCATAATTGCCGCCCACGATCATTGACCAGGTTTTGCTGAAAGTAAGCTGGTCAGCCAGCAATAGCGACTGATACTTGACCTTTTGCGAGGGAGTAGTGCTGTAAGTAAAAACCGGATTGGGCGGATAACCCGAGTCGGCCAGCAGATACTGCGTGCTGCTGGTATAACTGCCGGCGCTGCCAGCCGGATATTGGGTTTCAATTAAATCCTGCATCCAGCCCAATGTCAGCTTGTGGCTCCATTTACCGGTTTTAAACTCTTTATCAAGAAAAATACTGCCCTGATTGGCTATCGTATGGTAGGCGCCCTGATAATCCACCCTGGGCGTATAAACCAGCGGACTGCCGTTTACCAGCCGCCGCCGGTAGGTGCTGTACTCTCTCTCCACATCGCTGTAACGGTATGCCGCCCGCAATGTTAGGGTATCATCCAGCTTGGCCGTAAAAGAAGTGCCGATTCTGTCAGTTCTGTCGCGGGCGAAGGAATAAGGGGAACCCCAGTTAATGGAAGCGTCGGGAGCACTTGGTATACTGGTTGCGCCATTGCGCATATAAAATGCCTGCGCGTATTCCAGGTCCCGTTCAAAGTGAGAAACATCAAACGACCATACGGTATTGGGATTCGGATGCCAGTCAAACGCGCCGCTCACTAAAGAACGTTTGTTTTTCTGTTTATCAATGCCCGTGTCGCCGCCGGTTACGCCAAGCACATTCAGCCGGTAGGCGAATTTGCCGTCTTTCCCGGCAGGGCCGCCGAAATCACCCCGGATATAGCCCTGGGAGCCGCCGTAGTTTCCCAGGGTCACCGCTTCCAGCGGAGTGTTTGTTGGGCGTTTCAGCACATAATTGATCATGCCGCCGGGTGAAGTCACCCCATAAAGGAAACTGCTGGTGCCGCTCATGACTTCGATGCGGTCTTTGTCCTCAATCGGCTCGACAACGGCCGTGCCCCGCAAGCCGTCAACAGCAACATTGCTGGTCCAGATGGAACTGGTAATGCCCCGGATAACATAATAATCAGTTACGCGGCTGCCGCCGGTCCCACTCTGCACGGCAGGACTATATTTCAGGGCATCGGCTGCCGATTCCGCCAGCATATTTTTCATGAGTTCACCAGGGATCACACTGATAGTATAGGGCGTGTCCAGCAGCGTCCGTTTTCCCAGGGGGCCGATATTCACGTCAGTGGCGCGGTAGCCGTTGGCCGCACTGCCGTCGGGAGCCGGACGCGCCTTGGTGTCTTTTACTTCCACATCCAGCAACGGAACGTCATCTGCCGGCAAGACGCCGGTTGCCGCCGGCTGGCTGACAGCCTCCTCCGGCTGCGGGGCCGCCGTCTCTTCCGCCCCGGTCAAACCAGGCATTCCCAGCGTCAGAGTAATTGCCAGCGCCGCGCCCCAGACCACCGGTTTCAAATTGCGCTTTTGCCGTTTCATAATATCCTCTCCCTATGAAGCAGTGCCGGCGGCCTGTTCCTGCAGTGCCAGTTCCAGCCGGGTCGCATATTGTTCAATGGTTTCTGTTTCCCGCTCCACGCGGGTCAGAAAGTAGTTATAGGGTATCAGGGTTATCACTGCTACCGTTATGCCGGCGGCGGTGGCAATCAGCGCCTCGCCCACCCCGCCGGTCACGGCGTGGGGCTGGCCTATACCGGATGCAGCCATAATCTGAAAAGAGCCAATCATGCCGATAATCGTTCCTAACAGCCCCAGCAATGGCGACAAGGTTATAATGGTATCTAAAGCCGCCAGTCCCCGCCGCATGCCGGCTACTTCGGCGATACCCGCCGTCTCCATGGCTTTGCCCGGACAAAACCGGCAGTCAAGTCCCTTGTGCAATACCCGGATGATCGGCAGATCGGCATCGCCAATTTTCTGCTGCGCTTGCTCCATATGGCCCTGCCGGACCAGCGCCAGCAGGTCGTCGGCGTGGTGCACCCTGCCGATCCGCCGGAAAAACAGCCAGCGTTCCACAATAATGGTAATGGAAATAATTGAGCATAATGCCAGTGGTAACATAATCCAGCCGCCGCTTGCGAGCGTCTGCACCATAGATTCATTTCCCCTTTCCTTAACGTGAACATGGAATCATTCCGGATCCGTAAGGCGGAATGTAACTTTTACGTCATAGAAGCTGGCAACGGGATTCCCGCCTTGAGTTGCCGGCGAAAAACGCCACTTTGCCACTGCTCTGACGGCAGTGTCGTCAAATATGTCATAACCGCTGCTCTGACGGACGGTCACTGTTTTGGCCGAACCATCAACATCAATCAGCACACGTACTATTACCGCCCCTTCCCATCCCTCCTTCCTGGCGGCGCTGGGATAACCCGGCGAAACTTTATGCAGGACACTGGCTGAGCCAGACTGAACCGCGCCGGCTCCCTGACTCTTGCTATTTTGATCTGCCGCCTCAGCCCCAGGGCTGGCTGCCGGCTCTGCCGCCTCATTCCCGCTTGTATGCGGCAATGGCGGCAAAAATGCTTCCCCTGCCGGCGACTTAAGGACCGGCGGCACAGTACGGTCCGCCTGCACCTGCCGCGCTGGCCGGCGCTGTTCCACCGGCGCCGCCGCCGGCTCAGACTCGTCAGGCGCTGCTTCCGGCGCAGGCTCATCAGCCCCCGCGGCCGGTGCAGCCGTCAATGCGCCTGTTTCCAGCACACTGGCCGGCACTATTTCTATTGCCGCTCGGGGGGGCTGCACCACAGCCGGCGTCGTTTGTCCAATACACAAGATATATATCAATAAGACGCCATGAACCGCCAGTGATATTCCTGCACTCTTGCAATACGAACCGTCGATCATATTGACCACCAGCCCACCTCCTTTACAATGAATTTCTTAACCTAATTAACCTGGAATGCTAAGTAACTACAGGCAGGATTTCCGCAGTTAATACTTCATTGCATTGGGATTTTATGTTAATTTGCTGCGTAATTATATGTTTGCAGCAAATGGAATGCATACCTGCACCTCGCTGCCGTTTTTCAGTTCCGACTCGATAATCTGCACACTTACGCCATAGGTTTGCCGTAAATAATCCTCGGTAATTACCTGTCCGGGTAAGCCGATGCTGAAAATTCCGTCTCTGCCAAGGGCCATGACTTTCGAGGCATAAAACAGCGCATGATTGGGATAATGGGTTGTCATTATGACGCCGATGCCTGATTCGTTGACAAGTTTCTTTATATATTCCAAAACCCGGATTTGATTGCCGAAGTCCAGGTTAGAAGTCGGTTCATCCATGATCAAAATCTCCGGCTGTTGGGCAAGAGCTCTGGCAATCAGCACCAGTTGGCGCTCCCCGCCGCTGATCTCGGTATATATGCTGTTTCTTAAATAGGAAATTGCCAATGTGTCCAAGGCCTGTTCAGCTATTTCCAAATCAATGCAAGTGGGCGAGCCAAACATACTAAGATGCGCCGCTCTTCCCATAGCCACTACATCCACTACTTTGAAAGGAAAGGGCGGCGTATGCGCCTGGGGAACATAGCCAACCCTGGCGGCGAAGCGCCGGCGCGACCAATTTTCAATATTCTCGCCGTCCAGGCTGATTCTGCCTGACTGCAGCTTTAAAAGCCGCAAAATAGTCTTGAACAATGTCGTTTTTCCCGCGCCGTTCGGGCCAAGCAAACAAAGAAATTCGCCGGACTTAATCTCGAAGGAAACGCCGCTGATTACCGGCTTTGACCCGTAGCCGCAGGTAATGTCATCGATTTCCAGTATCAAGGTTCCCATCCCCTTTACAGTGCAGTTTATGCCCAGCCTTTCCGCGTATTTATCAACAAATACAGAAAAAAAGGAGCGCCAATAATAGAAGTCAATATTCCCAAAGGCACCTCCACCGGAAACAGCGTGCGCGCCAGATTGTCGACCGCCAGCAGAAAAATGCTGCCCATCATAATCGTTGCCGGGATCAGGAATTTATAGTTGGGACCCATCAGCAGCCTGGATAAATGGGGTACAATCAGTCCGACCAGACTAATGACGCCGCTGATGGAAACGGCGGCCGCCGTAATCAGCGTTGCACAGGCAATGACAATAAGCCGCAGCCGGCCGGTATTGACCCCTAACGCCTTGGCTTCCTCTTCACCAAAGGCCATTATGTTCAGGTTCCAGCGCAGCAGATAAAGCACGGCTAATCCGGACAGGATCGGAAAAGCGGCCATTCTCACATCCTCCAGCGTAACCGCAGCCAAGCTGCCCATCAGCCAATACGTAATGGCCGGCAAGGTGTTATTGGGATCGGCGACATATTTGACCAGGGAAACAAATGAGGTAAACAAAGTTCCAACAATCACGCCCGTTAAAATCATCACCAATATGCTTTCCCCCCGGCGGCTAAACCATATAGCGACTATATACGTGACCAGAACCGCCAGTAAACCGAAGGCAAACGCCGTAAGCTGAATGGCAACAGGGTTAAAAGAAAGAAGTATGCCCAACGCAGCGCCAAAGCTGGCGCCGGCCGTGACTCCTAAAATCCCGGGTGAAACCATGGGATTTTTGAACATCCCCTGATAGGAAGCGCCGGCTGTCGCCAGAGCAGCGCCGACAAGCATAGCGGCCATAATCCTGGGAAGACGGATTTGAGTCAAAATAACCTCTATTTCCGGTGACCAAGATTGCTTAATCGGAATTATTTTGGAAATTAATACGGTAAATATTACATCAGGCGCAAGAGGGTGCCGGCCTAAGGCAAAAGACAAAAAGAACATGATTAGTAAGGCAGCCAGCAGCAGCAAAATTTTTTTATTCGCAGCTTTCTTATCGTCTACAGGCATATCAGCAGCTCCTATTCATACCGTCTTCAATAACAACAAAAAGCCTCTCCATTCATCGAATAGACAGGCTTCTTTGCCTCACTAATAGCCGGCGCAACTGTAAGCAGGCAATAAATTTGTCCGCCAACTAACGTGTTCTGTTAAGCGTGTAACCTTGGTTAATAATATGAATCCGCTGGTTGGGCAAATTAGCTAAATCCACCAGCAAGTCGCCGTTGTCCTGCAATACGTTGTCCAGCCATACCGGCTGCTCTTGGCAGGAAATTTCCAATACGCGAAAATTTCGTTTGCGCAAAACCGTATCCAATACGCGCTGCATGGACACCGCATTGGCTGCTTCCGCCGGACTGAGCGTCAGGCTGTAACGGCCGTCGCCTTTGGGCTCAGGCAGGGAAAAAATTGGCGCCAGGGAGCGTCGTACGCGGTCGCTTCGTTCCAAGAGCACCTCATGCCATAATTCGTCAAGGAATTCTTCCGGCTTCCCAGGTATTTCCCAAATCAAGCAATTGATTTTTTCCAATTCAAAATAGGGGATACCGCTAACGGACAATCCGACAAATACCGAACACTCGCCGAGAAAACCGGCAATTTGGGCTATTCGCCGGCGAGTTTCCGCCATGTTTGAACCATCGCCCAAGCAGCAAGGCATTTTGCGGTTAATCCTCCAGGTGCCATGCTGACGGCCAAATACAACAATCTGCCCAAACTCGAAGATTGAACAGGTATTATTGTCTGACCCGACCATTACGGCAATTTCTTTATTCATCGCAAGCCTCCTTTGTTAAGCATAATACTTACAGCGCTAGCGAAGCCGTGAGGTATTCCCTGCCCCGGCCGCAGGCAATTGTCAGCGGCCGGAATGCACCGGACAAACTAACGGGCAAATTGGCTGCAGTCAGCCGGTGGCGAAACCGGGGCCGGCCGGCCATGCATGCATGCCGCTGACACTAATTCGGCCAAAGTCGGCAGTTTTTCCGGCTCAATGCCGGTAGCGCAATCGGCAAACGTGGAAAAGGTATGGACGGCATGCTGCAAAGATACGTTGCCGGCCCGCTCGCCGATACCGTTGACAGTCACGCTGACGAACGGCGTTCCGGCTTGGACAGCCGCAAGACTGTTAGCCAGCGCCAGGCCAAAGTCATTGTGCAGGTGAATTTCCAGCGGCAGCGGACAATGTTCAACCAAACGGCGCATTTTGGCATAAGTCCCCAAAGGTTCCATCAGGCCAACTGTGTCGGCGTAACGAATGCGCTCCGCACCTGCTTGGGCAGCCGTAGCCGCGAACCGCAAAAAAAACTCACAATCGGCGCGGGAAGCGTCTTCCGCGCCCACCAGAACCCGGCAGCCGAAACTGCGGGCGTACCGCACCGACTCACCGATCTTTTGCAACACCCAAGCACGTGATTTGCGCAGCTTACAGTTAATGTGCAAATCCGACACCGGCGCCGAAATATGGATGAAACGGCAGCCGCATTGGACCGCGGCTAAAATATCGTCTTTGACCGCCCGGCACCAGCCAATTACCTGGCTGTTTAATCCCAATTGGTTTATCGCGGTCAGCGCTTCCCGCTCTTCCGGGCCATTGGCGGGAATCCCCGCTTCAATGGCAAAAACTCCCGCCGCGTTGAGAGCTTTGGCAATGTCAATTTTTTCCTCAGGCAAAAATACCAGTCCGGCGGCCTGTTCGCCGTCCCGCAAGGTAGTATCGACGATACCGACGTTCATAGCGCTGCCTCCTGCACCAACAGCCGAAATTGAGCATCGGAAACAGGTGCTTTTTGCTTAACCGACAGTTTCTGGACTTTAGTCAGAACGTGTCTGGCGTCCTCCGGTCGAAGGGAAATATTCAACTGGTTTAGTTTATAGCGGATCGAGGCAAGGCCCGAATGCCGCCCAATGAC
This window of the Methylomusa anaerophila genome carries:
- a CDS encoding Fe-only nitrogenase accessory AnfO family protein is translated as MNKEIAVMVGSDNNTCSIFEFGQIVVFGRQHGTWRINRKMPCCLGDGSNMAETRRRIAQIAGFLGECSVFVGLSVSGIPYFELEKINCLIWEIPGKPEEFLDELWHEVLLERSDRVRRSLAPIFSLPEPKGDGRYSLTLSPAEAANAVSMQRVLDTVLRKRNFRVLEISCQEQPVWLDNVLQDNGDLLVDLANLPNQRIHIINQGYTLNRTR
- a CDS encoding FecCD family ABC transporter permease yields the protein MPVDDKKAANKKILLLLAALLIMFFLSFALGRHPLAPDVIFTVLISKIIPIKQSWSPEIEVILTQIRLPRIMAAMLVGAALATAGASYQGMFKNPMVSPGILGVTAGASFGAALGILLSFNPVAIQLTAFAFGLLAVLVTYIVAIWFSRRGESILVMILTGVIVGTLFTSFVSLVKYVADPNNTLPAITYWLMGSLAAVTLEDVRMAAFPILSGLAVLYLLRWNLNIMAFGEEEAKALGVNTGRLRLIVIACATLITAAAVSISGVISLVGLIVPHLSRLLMGPNYKFLIPATIMMGSIFLLAVDNLARTLFPVEVPLGILTSIIGAPFFLYLLINTRKGWA
- a CDS encoding beta/alpha barrel domain-containing protein — encoded protein: MNVGIVDTTLRDGEQAAGLVFLPEEKIDIAKALNAAGVFAIEAGIPANGPEEREALTAINQLGLNSQVIGWCRAVKDDILAAVQCGCRFIHISAPVSDLHINCKLRKSRAWVLQKIGESVRYARSFGCRVLVGAEDASRADCEFFLRFAATAAQAGAERIRYADTVGLMEPLGTYAKMRRLVEHCPLPLEIHLHNDFGLALANSLAAVQAGTPFVSVTVNGIGERAGNVSLQHAVHTFSTFADCATGIEPEKLPTLAELVSAACMHGRPAPVSPPADCSQFAR
- a CDS encoding MotA/TolQ/ExbB proton channel family protein — protein: MVQTLASGGWIMLPLALCSIISITIIVERWLFFRRIGRVHHADDLLALVRQGHMEQAQQKIGDADLPIIRVLHKGLDCRFCPGKAMETAGIAEVAGMRRGLAALDTIITLSPLLGLLGTIIGMIGSFQIMAASGIGQPHAVTGGVGEALIATAAGITVAVITLIPYNYFLTRVERETETIEQYATRLELALQEQAAGTAS
- a CDS encoding ABC transporter substrate-binding protein; translation: MANRKLIWLLIAALAVLGFLRLLYQPAAERAGPAASGTRVVADMAGNRVVLPAEVTRITTNGVSLSSLLLLLGAAPKLVATSPVVQDNPWFAKVFPGIRNIPAVFAGTLHLEELLKVKPEVVILWSNNDLLKKQLESVRIPVFIVYFSTPAEFKQAVTLLGQVLGPREADKAARFCRYFDGIVGQLTARQAAADPNRKPGVYYIADHLLNTEGKNSVVTSWIAMAGGVNVAAAGGVESVRADISMESLVNWQPDVIITRDADQRALVFQDSRCQQLPAVLNGEVYVSPKGVNAWCTRSGESALQLLWAAKILQPDRFRDIDMNQAVREFYKIFYDYELNETEVQAILHPPT
- a CDS encoding TonB-dependent receptor, whose amino-acid sequence is MKRQKRNLKPVVWGAALAITLTLGMPGLTGAEETAAPQPEEAVSQPAATGVLPADDVPLLDVEVKDTKARPAPDGSAANGYRATDVNIGPLGKRTLLDTPYTISVIPGELMKNMLAESAADALKYSPAVQSGTGGSRVTDYYVIRGITSSIWTSNVAVDGLRGTAVVEPIEDKDRIEVMSGTSSFLYGVTSPGGMINYVLKRPTNTPLEAVTLGNYGGSQGYIRGDFGGPAGKDGKFAYRLNVLGVTGGDTGIDKQKNKRSLVSGAFDWHPNPNTVWSFDVSHFERDLEYAQAFYMRNGATSIPSAPDASINWGSPYSFARDRTDRIGTSFTAKLDDTLTLRAAYRYSDVEREYSTYRRRLVNGSPLVYTPRVDYQGAYHTIANQGSIFLDKEFKTGKWSHKLTLGWMQDLIETQYPAGSAGSYTSSTQYLLADSGYPPNPVFTYSTTPSQKVKYQSLLLADQLTFSKTWSMIVGGNYASIDDRSWNSATGVSSGTPYNESKFTPSVSVLYKPKANVTVYASYLEALQKGLVSTTAGNLGEVFAPYVSKQLELGAKAKLGGVDVSAALFRINQAGQYTDSATQISTQDGRNLYNGGEVIISGKVNKNLTLVGGFTQLNAKVDKTSTADLLNKTPQGVAKSMARLFAEYDLPSVPGLTLIGGISYTGKQWVDAANTVSIPAVVVGDVGVRYNTKINGQDITFRLMVDNITDKNYWTTRSDLLYLGNPRTVAFSAELQL
- a CDS encoding energy transducer TonB → MIDGSYCKSAGISLAVHGVLLIYILCIGQTTPAVVQPPRAAIEIVPASVLETGALTAAPAAGADEPAPEAAPDESEPAAAPVEQRRPARQVQADRTVPPVLKSPAGEAFLPPLPHTSGNEAAEPAASPGAEAADQNSKSQGAGAVQSGSASVLHKVSPGYPSAARKEGWEGAVIVRVLIDVDGSAKTVTVRQSSGYDIFDDTAVRAVAKWRFSPATQGGNPVASFYDVKVTFRLTDPE
- a CDS encoding ABC transporter ATP-binding protein gives rise to the protein MGTLILEIDDITCGYGSKPVISGVSFEIKSGEFLCLLGPNGAGKTTLFKTILRLLKLQSGRISLDGENIENWSRRRFAARVGYVPQAHTPPFPFKVVDVVAMGRAAHLSMFGSPTCIDLEIAEQALDTLAISYLRNSIYTEISGGERQLVLIARALAQQPEILIMDEPTSNLDFGNQIRVLEYIKKLVNESGIGVIMTTHYPNHALFYASKVMALGRDGIFSIGLPGQVITEDYLRQTYGVSVQIIESELKNGSEVQVCIPFAANI